The Virgibacillus siamensis sequence CATTGGAAATCCGGCGCTGTTTCTGTGGTGGGAGGTGTTTCAATGTACGCATATTATGCAATCTGTCAGCAAGTTTAATCAATATAACCCGAATATCTTTCGCCATTGCTACAAACATTTTCCGATGGTTTTCCGCTTGTATCGCTTCTTTTGATTTATATTTGATTTTTCCAAGCTTGGTAACACCGTCAACAAGCATGGCGACCTCTTCATTAAATTCCGCTTCCAGATTATCTGTTGTGACATCTGTATCCTCTACGACATCATGCAAAAAACCGCCCGCGACCGTTTCCGGGTCCATTTCGAGATCAAGCAGTATACCTGCTACCTGAACAGGATGGATAATATAAGGCTCACCGGATTTTCGGAACTGATTTTCATGTGCCTTTGCAGCATAATCGTATGCACGCTTCAAAAATGTCACATCATCCTCGGCAAGATAGCGGCGAGCCTTGTTCAATACTTCTTCAATTGTTAATATTTCTTCTTTTGCCATATAATCACCTTTATCCGATGCAGAGAATACTTTCAATTGTTTATCGAAAATTTTTACATAAAATAAAAGAAAATACAAATAATTTTAATTAAGCAACAGGCCTGACAATCAGCCAGACCTGTTTTCCGGAATTAATAGCTCATCAATGTAAGTACATCGTATCCCTCAAGTTTCTCAAGGCCATTTAAATACGACAATTCAATAAGAAAAGCACATCCTGCTACAATACCGCCAAGCTCTTCCACCAGTTTAATTGTTGCCTCTATAGTACCTCCAGTTGCCAGCAAATCATCTGTAATCAGTACACGCTGTCCGGGTTTGATTGCATCTTTATGAATTGTCAGCGTGTTTTTTCCATATTCCAAACCGTAGTCAACCTTTATTACCTCACGCGGTAACTTTCCTTCTTTCCGTACTGGGGCAAAACCTTTCTGCAACGCATAGGAAACCGGACATCCTATAATAAAGCCCCTGGCCTCAGGTCCCACTACCAAATCAATATCACGTTTACGTGCATATTCCACAATTTCATCCACTGCGGCTTTATATGCGGGACCATTATCCATCAACGGTGTAATATCTTTAAACTGAATACCTTCTTTTGGCCAGTTTTCTACGATTTTAATATGTTTTTTATAGTCCATTCGTTACTTCCTCCCTGGATATTTCACTATCCTGTACGCAATTTAAAAACCAATTTTTCAATTCCTCATAATTGGAAAAGTAAAGTACTTTTTCTATTTCAGCCCGGCTAATACGTCTCTGATATGCAAGGGACTCTGACAAATCACGTTTCACCGGATTGGAGTTAATTGATATAACGCCTTTTTCTATTTTAACAAAACCCAATTCAAAAAACACGTCTGACATAAACAGAATCTGGTCTTTTGTCCAATTCTTTGCCCGTTTCATCATCTCAAGGTCTTCTGTCAGATTAATTTGTTTCCTGCGCATAACAAGTGCATACAGCCACTTAAAATCCTCTCTGTTTGGAAAGTGATTCATATATGCGCTGTTTTCCAGGTGGAAACATACATGCAGATTATTTGGCCTTGTCCTTTGGATAATCTGCTGCAATGAATGTAACTCATCCGGTAATTCATATAAATAGACCGTGTCTGTTATTTCCAATTCATTTACGTCGGTATCATATGTAATGCAATTAACATTATCCGGAACTGTACCTGTTTCATTCGGAATTGTATGAAATACTGCTGTTTGAGATTTATAGTCACACGAAAATGGTGAAATATCAATCTGTTTTTTCCCGCGATGATCAAATAATTGTTTCTCCGCAATTTTTAAATCCTTCATCACGATTTGCACTTTTTTATTTCCATTCCACTCATTGATACCCAATTCTCCAACGACTGTAATGCTTGTTGCGGGTGAGATAAACGGATGCAGATGCCCAAGACCGAAACCAATCCCATCTAATGACGTATTTTCCTGCCTGAATTGAACTTTCAAATGGTTCTTCCTGCTGCCAATTTGTCTCGCATCAGCAGGAATTTGATTCAACTGAAAGACAGGTTTCGGGTTGCTCATCCCAAATGGCGCAAGCTGCGCAATCTCATTAACGAGAAGCTCATTTATTTCCGGAAGTGCAACCGTTTTGTTAATTTCCAATTCCTGCGTGAAATCTTCTTCTGTTAGCTGCTCATGAATAAGATTGTTTAACTTTTCTCTTAAAGGTTGTACATTATCCAATGGCAACGTCATTCCGGCAGCCTGTGAGTGTCCTCCAAAAGCATCAAATAATTCCCGTTGTTTCATACAATTCTGGAACAAATTAAAAGCTGGGATACTTCTTGCCGATCCTTTTGCTTGTCCTGTTTCAGGAATAATGGAAAGTACAATCGCCGGACAGTCATATTTTCTTACCAGATTAGATGCAACAATCCCCAGCACTCCCTGATTCCATCCTTCTTTCGCCACGACGATAACACCGTGTTGGTCCATAGAATCAATCATCTTATCAGCTTCACGAACAATATCACTTACGATCTTCTGACGTTCCTTATTAATAGACTGAACCATTTCCGCAATCTGCGCTGCCTCATCCATATTATTTGTCATTAACAACTGAACTGCCAAATCTGCATCCTGCAGCCTTCCGACAGCATTTAGACGTGGCCCGATCAAAAAACCGACATCATCTTCCCCAACATCGCCGTTTATATTGCATACCTGTTTCAATGCTGTTAAACCGGGACGTTTGGTTGTGGATAATGACCGCAAACCAAAAAAAGCCAGCACTCTGTTTTCATCCACTAATGGTACAAGATCTGCAATCGTACCAATCGCAACAAGATCAAGGTATTGTTTCGGAAAATATCCCAAGAGGTACTGTGCAAGTTTAAAAGCTACCCCAACACCAGCCAATTCTTTAAAACCATATTCCGGTGAACATTTTGGATGAATGATGGCAAGTGCCTCAGGAAGCTTCTCCTGAGGTTCATGGTGATCCGTAACAATCAAATCAATACCAAGTTCTTTTGCGACATTAGCCTCATGTACTGAAGCAATTCCTGTATCCACCGTTATGATAACAGTAAATCCATTTTGTGCAGCGTCTCTGAAGGCTTGCTCATTTGGTCCATAGCCTTCCGTAAACCGATTCGGTATGTAATAATCACAGTCCGCTCCAAGCTCTTCCAATGCTTGGAGAAGCAATGTTGTTGAACTTACTCCATCAGCATCATAGTCACCAAAAACAAGAATTCGTTCATTCTGTACGATTGCTTGGTGTACACGATCTCCAGCGATTTTTATGTTTTCTAATTTATGGGGGTCGTTTAGTTGATCCAATGAGGGATGTAGAAACTCCTGTGCGGTTTGTTCATCCGTAATCCCCCGTTGCAGAAGCAATTCCTTAATAAGCGGAGAGATTTTCATTGATTCCCAATTTATCGGTTCGTCGATTGTTTCCGTATATTTCCATTTCATTATGCTTTGTAACATAAATTCACCCCTGACTTTCCTATTATACAAAAGTAAGTCAAGGGTAGCAATCAGGTTATTTTTCGGTTTTGTTCTTATCTTGTTTATCCATCGTGTCCAGTAATTTATGTTTCTTTAAAATTTCGCGCATTTGGTTGTTTTCATGCTGCAGCATTTTCCGTTCCCGCTGAAGATGAATTATTTTGACGAGACCAACTGCTGCTGTTATGATTCCCCCCATCAAAACGGAAAATAATATAACTAATATTAATGGTGCCTGCCCAGTGTTGAATAAGTAATTTACCTCAACCGGTTCCACATTAATAACGGCGAATATTGCAATAATAATGACAAAAATAATAGCCAAAATAACGTATGATTGTCCACGCATCCTTATTTCCTCCTTCATTTACAGGCTATTTTACTCCATTACCCGTTGCTGACAAAAATTAATCTGAAAATAG is a genomic window containing:
- a CDS encoding adenine phosphoribosyltransferase — encoded protein: MDYKKHIKIVENWPKEGIQFKDITPLMDNGPAYKAAVDEIVEYARKRDIDLVVGPEARGFIIGCPVSYALQKGFAPVRKEGKLPREVIKVDYGLEYGKNTLTIHKDAIKPGQRVLITDDLLATGGTIEATIKLVEELGGIVAGCAFLIELSYLNGLEKLEGYDVLTLMSY
- a CDS encoding LapA family protein, producing the protein MRGQSYVILAIIFVIIIAIFAVINVEPVEVNYLFNTGQAPLILVILFSVLMGGIITAAVGLVKIIHLQRERKMLQHENNQMREILKKHKLLDTMDKQDKNKTEK
- the recJ gene encoding single-stranded-DNA-specific exonuclease RecJ; its protein translation is MLQSIMKWKYTETIDEPINWESMKISPLIKELLLQRGITDEQTAQEFLHPSLDQLNDPHKLENIKIAGDRVHQAIVQNERILVFGDYDADGVSSTTLLLQALEELGADCDYYIPNRFTEGYGPNEQAFRDAAQNGFTVIITVDTGIASVHEANVAKELGIDLIVTDHHEPQEKLPEALAIIHPKCSPEYGFKELAGVGVAFKLAQYLLGYFPKQYLDLVAIGTIADLVPLVDENRVLAFFGLRSLSTTKRPGLTALKQVCNINGDVGEDDVGFLIGPRLNAVGRLQDADLAVQLLMTNNMDEAAQIAEMVQSINKERQKIVSDIVREADKMIDSMDQHGVIVVAKEGWNQGVLGIVASNLVRKYDCPAIVLSIIPETGQAKGSARSIPAFNLFQNCMKQRELFDAFGGHSQAAGMTLPLDNVQPLREKLNNLIHEQLTEEDFTQELEINKTVALPEINELLVNEIAQLAPFGMSNPKPVFQLNQIPADARQIGSRKNHLKVQFRQENTSLDGIGFGLGHLHPFISPATSITVVGELGINEWNGNKKVQIVMKDLKIAEKQLFDHRGKKQIDISPFSCDYKSQTAVFHTIPNETGTVPDNVNCITYDTDVNELEITDTVYLYELPDELHSLQQIIQRTRPNNLHVCFHLENSAYMNHFPNREDFKWLYALVMRRKQINLTEDLEMMKRAKNWTKDQILFMSDVFFELGFVKIEKGVISINSNPVKRDLSESLAYQRRISRAEIEKVLYFSNYEELKNWFLNCVQDSEISREEVTNGL